One Corynebacterium efficiens YS-314 DNA segment encodes these proteins:
- the moaA gene encoding GTP 3',8-cyclase MoaA, translating to MTTRLFLQPGPPPQATSQSPLLTPPVGPGDLPADLPVAGPDGTRTLVDRFGRVARDLRVSLTDRCNLRCTYCMPAEGLEWMPTEQTLSDAETIRLIRIAVEKLGIRQIRFTGGEPLLRKNLEDIISATTALRTDEGETVRTALTTNGLGLDKRIVGLREAGLHRVNISLDTIDAQRYLSLTRRDRLSGVLSSIEAAVASGMQPVKVNAVVMPGVNEVDIVPLASYCLELGAQLRFIEQMPLGPREQWRRGDMVTAAQIFERLEQAFILSPAREPRGSAPAALWNATDRNNTSVTGTLGIIASVTHPFCGDCDRSRLTSDGTIRNCLFARTETPLRDIMRAGATDEELAAVWAGAMWVKKPGHGIDDEGFLQPDRPMSAIGG from the coding sequence ATGACCACCCGCCTCTTCCTCCAGCCCGGGCCCCCTCCCCAGGCAACGTCGCAGAGCCCACTGCTGACTCCTCCGGTTGGGCCTGGGGATCTCCCGGCCGACCTGCCTGTCGCCGGACCGGATGGCACCCGTACGCTCGTGGACCGATTCGGCCGGGTCGCCCGGGACCTGCGGGTTTCACTGACCGACCGCTGCAACCTGAGGTGCACCTACTGCATGCCGGCTGAGGGGCTGGAATGGATGCCCACGGAACAGACACTCAGCGATGCGGAAACCATCCGCCTCATCCGCATCGCCGTGGAGAAGCTCGGCATCCGCCAGATCCGTTTCACCGGTGGCGAACCCCTCCTGCGGAAAAACCTCGAGGACATCATCAGCGCCACCACCGCACTACGCACCGACGAGGGCGAAACGGTGCGCACCGCCCTGACCACCAACGGTCTGGGCCTGGACAAACGGATCGTGGGGTTGCGGGAGGCCGGCCTGCACCGGGTCAATATCTCCCTGGACACCATCGATGCGCAGCGGTATCTGTCGCTGACCCGCCGGGACCGCCTGTCCGGGGTCCTGTCCTCCATCGAGGCGGCCGTGGCATCAGGTATGCAACCCGTCAAGGTCAACGCGGTGGTCATGCCCGGTGTCAATGAGGTGGATATCGTCCCCCTGGCCTCCTACTGCCTGGAGCTCGGTGCGCAGCTGCGCTTCATTGAACAGATGCCCCTGGGGCCGCGCGAACAGTGGCGGCGCGGGGACATGGTCACCGCAGCCCAGATCTTTGAGCGGCTGGAACAGGCATTCATCCTCTCCCCCGCGAGGGAACCACGCGGTTCCGCCCCGGCTGCACTGTGGAACGCCACCGACCGGAACAACACGTCCGTCACCGGCACCCTCGGCATCATCGCCTCGGTGACGCACCCGTTCTGTGGGGACTGCGACCGCTCCCGCCTGACCAGCGACGGTACCATCCGCAACTGCCTGTTCGCCCGCACCGAGACACCCCTGCGCGACATCATGCGTGCCGGGGCCACCGATGAGGAGCTGGCTGCCGTGTGGGCAGGGGCGATGTGGGTGAAAAAACCCGGTCACGGTATCGATGATGAGGGTTTCCTGCAGCCCGACCGCCCCATGTCCGCCATCGGTGGGTGA